CAATTGATGAAAAACGGTTTCATCAATAAAAGCAGCTACTCCTATACCAAACAATATTCCTGCACCTATGTTCCTAAACGAATACCTAAGCTTTTCTTCATTATTTGACATATTATTTCTATTTATTTTTTCTGTCACCTTCTATAGACTCCTTATTATATTTTGTGTCCCCCTTAAAAAATTCCATTTTTACCCATACCTTATAATGTGAAGATGTAAACCTGATAAAGTTCATATATTTCCTAATTCCGAATGGATCGCTGCTTTTTATTTATTTAGCTGTGTTAACCTCCGTGTTGATTTTAAGGTTAAGCTCCCAATACTAGAAGACTCGATTTCGATATAAATGGGCCCGTTACTAAAATAGGGACGAGGGTTGGTTGAAAAATAAGTCGCTTTCCTGCGTCCCTACACGCCGCAGGGGCGATCGATATGGCCAAAGGTCGTTTCACTCCCCGTGCGGGACTCTACTCGTTATGGCTCATTACATTCAGTAACTAGCTAAAATACCCATTCGATGGAACGAGTATCATCTTCAAAGAAAGAGTCTTCACCGCTCCGATTTTTATGATAGATGCTCAACTTTGAGAAATCAGGTGTCTGACTGTTAACAGCCTGATATTTTTTGTGAGCAAGGAGAAGAATAGGAACTAGGTCTGCTCTTCCATACACAGATATATCGTAAAGTTGTATAGGAAATGAAGGAGGCAGATAATAAACTACTTCAACAGGGATAGTAAAATTATCCGGCCAATGGTATTGTCCATTCAAACTCAACGAAATTTTTGTAAACATAGATGCTTTTGTATAAAGTTTCTTGCTTTCTGAAGTTCAATATCTTCTTTCTTGTATAATCCAGAAAACAGCAAAGCACAATAGGCTTCAATAGTTTATGATAAGTTGCCGCTTTCTTCATCATTAAACAACTTCCAGGCTCCGTTTCTTTCCTGTCTACTTATAATACGAGCGGTAAGTTGCTGAATCAATTCTTCTTCATGAAGATTAAGGGTACGTAATAAAATAATCATATAAGCATTCGTAATAATTTCAGTTTCAATGGATAATTCCAGAATCCATCCTTAATTTGCTGTTCTATAAAGAGATTAATAAGCCGCATTATTTCTAATTCAACGATCTCCTCCAACCTCGTCCCTCTTTCTTCTACCAATAGTTTAAATGTATTCATCATGCGCTACATACACGCTGTGAAAGGAGGCGGAAGCTAATGTTAAGAAAATGGATAACGAATCATAACCAGTACTCCATGTTAAAGGCTGAATTAAAAAATAAAATAAAAGAAAAAACCACTTCTACCCTCTCGAAAGAAGAAAGAAAGCTTATCCTGAGCATTCGCGATAAAACGAAGCAAAAAAACAGGAACAATGTTACTAGAACCATGGCTTATCTAGAATATTTCAAACTTCATCCAGAGATCCATTGGTCTTTGCTAGCTCATTTAGTTTCCAGAAATGCCGGCTGGAATATGACTGATTTAAAAGGAGAATTTTTGACCAGGCTGCTTACCCCAAAAGAACAAAATGATTTTTACCTTTTTCTTGAAAGAGGAAATTGGCTCATATTTCAGGATGCCTATCCGCAGTTATTACTTTACGAAGCGAGCAAGAAGCAAAATACCTCCTTATTTCACTTACTGACTCATTTGAATGTATCACGATTTATGGAGCCTTTTTGGATGCACTTTTGGAAAAATCAATCCAGTTCGCTGCTCACGACAGCCTTAATTATAAACGAACAAAATTATATCGAGAGCCGGGTTATCCTGAATGTTCAGTATCAAAAAAAT
The Halobacillus halophilus DSM 2266 DNA segment above includes these coding regions:
- a CDS encoding DUF2515 domain-containing protein gives rise to the protein MLRKWITNHNQYSMLKAELKNKIKEKTTSTLSKEERKLILSIRDKTKQKNRNNVTRTMAYLEYFKLHPEIHWSLLAHLVSRNAGWNMTDLKGEFLTRLLTPKEQNDFYLFLERGNWLIFQDAYPQLLLYEASKKQNTSLFHLLTHLNVSRFMEPFWMHFWKNQSSSLLTTALIINEQNYIESRVILNVQYQKNVLDTILFRLQDIFDLNHILIPYETQNTKKTTFVGGTVHHFSSLEDRILLGKKLYHDLYSIKSRLNYIITWTEQHPHTGSRHDFWPHLFTEVKKNLPSSNQMLPHTPIELNKHSPRIYSPKLKNVWEDWTHSAAEEGDWFKDMTMFPLVKKKINHKEENVLNHYWNTIEKLEIAVFAKKLFTRHSHY